From one Bacteroides intestinalis DSM 17393 genomic stretch:
- the pstC gene encoding phosphate ABC transporter permease subunit PstC, which translates to MKKLFEKIIEGVLACSGFVTSITIVLIILFLFSEALGLFNSRVIEEGYVLALNKDNKVSELTPAQIKDVFDEEITNWNEVGGQDMPIRLFRLEDITQYYTEEELGAAYEHAGVKITELVERTPGIIAFVPQQFIVRPDSVHLLQDNTISVKDVFAGAEWFPTATPAAQFGFLPLITGTLWVSLFAILIALPFGLSVAIYMSEVANSRIRNLLKPIIELLSGIPSVVYGFFGLIVIVPFIQKVFNLPVGESGLAGSIVLAIMALPTIITVTEDAMRNCPRAMREASLALGASQWQTIYKVVIPYSVSGITSGVVLGIGRAIGETMAVLMVTGNAAVIPHTILEPLRTIPATIAAELGEAPAGGAHYEALFLLGVVLFFISLLINFTVEAVSARKR; encoded by the coding sequence ATGAAGAAGCTTTTTGAGAAAATAATAGAAGGAGTGTTAGCTTGTAGCGGTTTTGTAACAAGCATCACCATTGTGCTCATCATCCTGTTTCTCTTTTCCGAGGCGTTGGGACTGTTCAACAGTCGGGTCATTGAAGAAGGATATGTATTGGCACTGAATAAAGATAATAAGGTAAGTGAGCTAACCCCAGCTCAGATAAAAGATGTTTTCGATGAGGAGATAACAAACTGGAATGAAGTCGGGGGGCAGGATATGCCCATCCGGCTTTTCCGTTTGGAAGATATCACTCAGTATTATACCGAGGAAGAACTGGGGGCAGCTTATGAACATGCCGGAGTAAAGATTACCGAACTGGTGGAACGTACGCCAGGCATTATTGCTTTTGTACCGCAACAGTTTATTGTTCGTCCGGATTCCGTCCACTTATTGCAGGATAACACCATTTCGGTGAAAGATGTCTTTGCGGGGGCGGAATGGTTTCCGACGGCTACACCTGCCGCACAATTCGGTTTTCTACCCTTAATAACCGGTACACTGTGGGTGAGTTTATTTGCCATCCTGATAGCATTGCCTTTTGGGCTTTCAGTTGCTATCTATATGTCCGAAGTGGCAAATTCCAGGATACGTAATCTGCTGAAACCGATCATTGAGTTGCTGAGTGGCATTCCATCGGTGGTCTATGGTTTCTTCGGACTGATTGTGATTGTACCATTCATCCAGAAAGTATTCAATCTGCCTGTGGGTGAAAGTGGATTGGCGGGAAGCATCGTATTGGCTATAATGGCATTGCCTACGATTATAACGGTGACGGAAGATGCTATGCGCAACTGTCCCCGTGCCATGCGGGAAGCCAGCCTTGCATTGGGGGCTTCACAATGGCAGACCATATATAAGGTGGTGATACCTTATTCCGTATCAGGTATCACTTCCGGTGTGGTATTGGGAATCGGACGTGCTATCGGCGAAACAATGGCGGTACTGATGGTGACAGGTAATGCGGCAGTCATACCGCATACCATTCTGGAACCGTTGCGTACCATACCTGCAACGATTGCAGCGGAACTGGGAGAAGCACCTGCCGGGGGAGCACATTATGAAGCCTTATTTCTTTTGGGTGTAGTGCTGTTCTTTATTAGTTTGCTGATAAACTTCACGGTAGAAGCTGTGTCAGCCCGGAAAAGATAA
- a CDS encoding glutamine--tRNA ligase/YqeY domain fusion protein gives MADIKSEEAGEKKSLNFIEQIVEKDLKEGKNGGKVQTRFPPEPNGYLHIGHAKAICLDFGIAADHNGICNLRFDDTNPTKEDVEYVEAIKEDIQWLGYQWGNEYYASDYFQQLWDFAIRLIEEGKAYIDEQTSEQIAQQKGTPTQPGIESPYRNRPIEESLSLFKKMNTGEIAEGAMVLRAKIDMANPNMHFRDPIIYRVVNHPHHRTGTTWKAYPMYDFAHGQSDYFEGVTHSLCTLEFVPHRPLYDLFVDWVKEGKDLDDNRPHQYEFNKLNLSYTLMSKRNLLILVKEKLVNGWDDPRMPTICGFRRRGYSPESIHKFIDKIGYTTYDALNEFALLESAVREDLNTRATRISAVVNPVKLVITNYPEGKVEELEAINNPEKPEEGSHFIEFSRELWMEREDFMENAPKKYFRMTPGQEVRLKSAYIVKCTGCKKNEAGEVVEVYCEYDPNTKSGMPEANRKVKGTLHWVSCDHCLEAEVRLYDRLWKVENPRDELAAIREAKNCDALEAMKDIINPDSLNILPHCYIEKYAAGMKPLTYLQFQRIGYFNVDPDSTPEKMVFNRTVGLKDTWGKINK, from the coding sequence ATGGCAGATATTAAGAGCGAAGAAGCAGGCGAAAAAAAGAGCCTCAACTTCATTGAACAAATTGTTGAGAAAGACTTGAAAGAGGGTAAAAATGGTGGTAAAGTGCAAACACGTTTCCCGCCGGAGCCCAACGGATACCTCCACATCGGACATGCCAAGGCAATTTGCCTTGATTTTGGTATTGCAGCCGACCACAATGGCATTTGCAATTTGCGTTTCGATGATACGAATCCGACCAAAGAAGATGTGGAATATGTAGAAGCTATCAAGGAAGATATCCAATGGCTGGGTTATCAGTGGGGTAATGAATACTACGCATCCGATTACTTCCAGCAATTATGGGACTTTGCCATCCGCCTTATTGAAGAAGGTAAAGCATATATCGACGAGCAGACTTCGGAACAAATAGCACAGCAGAAAGGCACTCCTACCCAACCGGGTATAGAAAGCCCTTACCGTAACCGTCCGATAGAGGAAAGCCTCTCCCTGTTCAAGAAAATGAATACGGGTGAAATAGCAGAAGGCGCTATGGTGCTTCGTGCCAAGATTGATATGGCAAACCCGAATATGCACTTCCGCGATCCTATCATCTATCGCGTAGTGAACCATCCGCATCACCGTACTGGTACAACGTGGAAGGCCTATCCGATGTATGACTTCGCTCACGGACAAAGTGACTACTTTGAAGGTGTAACGCACTCTCTCTGTACATTGGAATTTGTTCCCCACCGTCCGCTCTACGATCTCTTTGTAGACTGGGTAAAGGAGGGTAAAGATCTGGATGATAACCGCCCCCATCAGTATGAATTCAACAAGCTGAATCTCAGCTATACCCTGATGAGCAAGCGCAACCTGCTGATTCTGGTAAAAGAAAAACTGGTGAACGGATGGGATGATCCCCGTATGCCGACTATCTGTGGTTTCCGCCGTCGCGGATACTCACCTGAGTCTATCCACAAATTTATTGATAAAATAGGATATACCACATACGATGCACTTAATGAATTCGCTCTACTGGAAAGTGCCGTACGCGAAGACCTTAATACCCGTGCTACGCGTATCTCAGCGGTAGTGAATCCGGTGAAACTGGTTATCACCAACTATCCGGAAGGAAAAGTGGAAGAACTGGAGGCAATCAATAATCCGGAAAAACCGGAAGAAGGCAGCCATTTCATTGAGTTCAGCCGCGAACTGTGGATGGAACGCGAAGACTTCATGGAAAATGCTCCGAAGAAATATTTCCGTATGACTCCGGGCCAGGAAGTACGCTTAAAGAGTGCTTATATCGTGAAATGTACCGGTTGCAAAAAAAATGAAGCCGGAGAAGTAGTTGAAGTATATTGTGAATATGATCCGAACACCAAGAGCGGTATGCCCGAAGCAAACCGTAAGGTGAAAGGTACCCTGCACTGGGTAAGTTGTGATCATTGCCTTGAAGCAGAAGTACGCCTCTACGACCGCCTTTGGAAAGTGGAAAATCCACGTGACGAACTGGCTGCTATCCGCGAAGCTAAAAACTGTGATGCACTGGAAGCGATGAAAGACATCATCAATCCGGACTCACTGAATATATTGCCTCATTGCTACATTGAAAAATACGCCGCCGGCATGAAACCGCTTACTTATTTGCAGTTCCAGCGCATCGGATATTTCAACGTAGATCCAGACTCCACACCTGAGAAAATGGTATTCAACCGCACTGTAGGCTTGAAAGATACCTGGGGCAAAATAAATAAATAA
- a CDS encoding PstS family phosphate ABC transporter substrate-binding protein → MKTISIILLLTLAVSSLQAQRIKGSDTVLPVAQQTAERFMALNPDARVTVTGGGTGVGISALLDGTTDIAMASRPIKFSEKMKVKTAGKEVEEVIVAYDALAVVVHPSNPVKQLTRQQLEDIFRGKITNWKQVGGDDRKIVVYSRETSSGTYEFFKESVLKNKNYMSSSLSMPATGAIIQSVSQTKGAIGYVGLAYLSPRVKSLSISYDGTHFAPPTMESATDKSYPIVRPLYYYYNTENSEQATPLIHFILSPAGQEIIKKSGYIPVK, encoded by the coding sequence ATGAAAACAATAAGTATCATCCTACTCCTGACATTAGCTGTAAGCAGCCTACAGGCGCAACGCATCAAAGGCAGTGACACCGTACTACCTGTAGCACAACAGACTGCCGAAAGATTTATGGCCCTCAATCCCGACGCCCGTGTTACCGTAACCGGTGGTGGCACCGGAGTGGGTATTTCCGCTCTATTGGACGGAACGACAGATATTGCCATGGCATCCCGCCCCATTAAATTCAGTGAGAAGATGAAAGTAAAGACAGCCGGAAAAGAAGTGGAAGAAGTGATCGTAGCTTACGATGCCCTTGCCGTTGTGGTTCACCCCTCCAATCCCGTAAAGCAACTGACGCGCCAACAACTGGAAGATATCTTCCGAGGTAAGATTACGAATTGGAAGCAAGTGGGTGGAGATGACCGTAAAATCGTGGTGTACTCTCGCGAAACATCTTCGGGTACTTATGAATTCTTCAAAGAAAGTGTTCTCAAAAATAAAAATTATATGAGTAGCAGCCTCTCTATGCCTGCCACCGGTGCCATTATACAATCTGTCAGCCAAACGAAGGGAGCAATAGGATACGTAGGATTGGCTTATCTTTCCCCTCGCGTCAAATCACTGTCCATATCTTACGACGGGACACACTTTGCCCCACCTACTATGGAGAGTGCTACAGATAAGAGTTACCCCATTGTGCGGCCTCTATACTATTATTATAACACAGAAAACTCCGAACAAGCAACCCCTCTCATTCATTTCATCCTTTCACCTGCAGGTCAGGAAATCATTAAAAAGAGTGGATATATTCCCGTGAAATAA
- a CDS encoding DUF368 domain-containing protein → MERGLKDYALLMLKGVGMGAADVVPGVSGGTIAFIVGIYDELIDSIKSINGKSLKLFFTGKWGAFWKAINGNFLISLLAGIGISVFSLAKIITWLLTDHPVMVWAFFFGLVLASTWFVGKDIKEWNKKTIPAFIIGVAVAYYITVATPAETPSNLFFIFLCGAIAICAMILPGISGSFILVLLGKYFFIMEAVKTLDITVLLVFFVGAFIGITSFSRILSYALKHFRNITLAVLTGFMLGSLNKVWPWKETIETFTDNHGVVKPLVESNILPNQYVVEAVILMIVGFFLVYFLEKLSTRSAK, encoded by the coding sequence ATGGAACGAGGTTTAAAAGACTACGCCCTACTCATGCTGAAAGGTGTGGGAATGGGAGCAGCCGATGTGGTTCCCGGTGTATCGGGGGGAACAATTGCTTTTATTGTAGGTATTTATGACGAATTGATAGATTCGATAAAAAGCATTAACGGAAAAAGTTTAAAGTTGTTTTTCACAGGAAAATGGGGAGCATTCTGGAAAGCGATTAACGGTAATTTTCTGATCTCTCTGCTGGCGGGAATTGGAATCAGCGTATTTTCATTAGCTAAAATTATCACATGGTTGCTTACGGACCATCCGGTTATGGTTTGGGCTTTCTTTTTCGGACTGGTACTGGCATCCACATGGTTTGTAGGAAAAGACATAAAGGAATGGAACAAGAAAACGATTCCGGCATTTATTATAGGTGTGGCAGTTGCATATTATATTACGGTAGCAACTCCTGCTGAAACTCCTTCCAACTTATTTTTTATATTCCTTTGTGGAGCGATTGCCATTTGTGCTATGATATTGCCGGGTATATCGGGAAGTTTTATTCTGGTACTGTTAGGTAAGTACTTCTTTATAATGGAAGCTGTCAAAACACTTGATATAACGGTTTTATTAGTGTTTTTTGTGGGTGCTTTTATTGGAATAACTTCTTTTTCACGGATTCTTTCGTATGCATTAAAGCATTTCCGCAATATAACATTGGCTGTATTGACAGGTTTCATGTTGGGTTCACTAAACAAAGTGTGGCCTTGGAAGGAAACCATAGAAACTTTTACTGATAATCATGGAGTAGTGAAGCCATTAGTTGAAAGTAATATTCTGCCCAATCAGTATGTTGTTGAGGCTGTAATATTGATGATAGTGGGTTTCTTCCTGGTATATTTTCTGGAAAAGCTTTCTACTCGTAGTGCTAAATAA
- the pstA gene encoding phosphate ABC transporter permease PstA, which translates to MIDRKHLSQRIAFGTFRLLSLTVVGILFAILGFIIYKGVGVISWEFLTTAPTDGMTAGGIFPAIVGTFYLMIGSALFAFPVGVMSGIYMNEYAPKGWVVRFIRMMTNNLSGIPSIVFGLFGMALFVNYMGFGDSILAGSLTLGLLCVPLVIRTTEEALKAIPDTLREGSRALGATKLQTIWHVVLPMAMPNVITGLILALGRVSGETAPILFTCAAYFLPQLPTSILDQCMALPYHLYVISTSGTDMDAQLPLAYGTALVLIVIILLVNLLANALRKYFEKKVKMN; encoded by the coding sequence ATGATAGATAGGAAACATCTTTCGCAACGTATTGCATTCGGAACATTCCGTTTGCTGAGCCTGACAGTGGTGGGGATACTCTTTGCCATTCTCGGCTTCATTATATATAAAGGTGTGGGAGTTATTAGCTGGGAGTTCCTGACTACTGCCCCCACGGACGGCATGACGGCAGGAGGTATTTTCCCCGCCATTGTCGGAACATTCTATTTGATGATAGGCAGTGCCCTGTTTGCCTTTCCGGTAGGAGTGATGAGTGGAATCTATATGAATGAGTATGCGCCGAAAGGCTGGGTAGTCCGGTTCATCCGAATGATGACAAACAACCTGAGCGGCATACCTTCCATCGTCTTTGGTCTTTTCGGTATGGCTTTATTTGTTAACTATATGGGATTTGGCGATAGCATCCTGGCCGGTTCACTTACGTTGGGATTGCTGTGTGTACCTTTAGTTATCCGTACCACAGAGGAAGCGTTGAAAGCCATTCCCGATACTCTACGTGAGGGAAGCCGTGCGTTAGGGGCCACCAAGTTGCAGACTATCTGGCACGTTGTTCTGCCTATGGCGATGCCTAATGTGATTACGGGGCTGATTCTGGCTCTGGGACGTGTCTCCGGCGAGACTGCACCTATCCTGTTTACTTGTGCCGCCTATTTCCTTCCACAACTTCCCACAAGTATACTCGACCAGTGTATGGCATTGCCCTATCATCTGTATGTTATTTCTACCAGTGGCACAGATATGGATGCCCAGCTTCCACTGGCTTATGGCACGGCTCTGGTCTTAATCGTAATCATCCTTTTGGTAAATCTTCTGGCAAATGCTTTGCGAAAATATTTCGAGAAAAAAGTAAAGATGAACTAA
- a CDS encoding HdeD family acid-resistance protein produces the protein MKTLFDELQCEVKNWWMSLLLGILYVVVAISLMFAPFSGYAVLSILFSISMLFSGLLEISFAVSNRKNVSSWGWYLAGGIIDMILGFYLIAYPLLSMEVIPFIIAFWLMFRGFSSIGYAMDLKRYGTRDWGWYIAFGILAVICSLLILWQPAIGAMYAVYMISFAFLIIGFFRIMLSFELKNLHKRGRSMRDKNEEKEIPVG, from the coding sequence ATGAAAACTTTATTTGACGAACTTCAATGCGAAGTAAAAAACTGGTGGATGTCTCTCTTACTTGGTATACTCTATGTAGTAGTTGCTATAAGTCTGATGTTTGCTCCGTTCAGCGGTTATGCAGTTTTGAGTATTCTGTTCAGTATATCGATGCTGTTCAGCGGTTTGTTAGAGATTTCTTTCGCCGTAAGCAACCGGAAGAATGTTTCCAGCTGGGGTTGGTATCTGGCAGGCGGTATCATCGACATGATATTAGGTTTCTATCTGATAGCTTATCCGCTGTTAAGCATGGAAGTAATTCCATTCATCATTGCATTCTGGTTAATGTTCCGCGGCTTTTCTTCCATCGGCTATGCCATGGATCTGAAAAGATATGGTACCAGAGACTGGGGATGGTATATTGCCTTCGGCATATTAGCTGTGATTTGTTCACTCCTCATTCTGTGGCAACCGGCAATAGGTGCCATGTATGCTGTCTACATGATCTCATTTGCATTCCTTATTATCGGATTTTTCCGCATTATGTTGTCTTTTGAGTTGAAGAACCTTCATAAGCGAGGAAGAAGTATGAGAGATAAAAATGAAGAAAAAGAAATTCCAGTAGGATAA
- a CDS encoding DUF4494 domain-containing protein translates to MAMHTWFECKIRYEKVMENGMNKKVTEPYLVDALSFTEAEARIIEEMTPFISGEFTVSDIKRANYSELFPSEEEAADRWFKCKLVFITLDEKSGAEKKTSTQVLVQAADLRDAVKKLDEGMKGTMADYQIALVSETPLMDVYPYSAEPNDKPEV, encoded by the coding sequence ATGGCAATGCATACATGGTTTGAGTGCAAAATCCGTTACGAGAAAGTAATGGAAAACGGAATGAACAAGAAAGTAACCGAACCCTATTTGGTAGACGCACTCAGCTTCACGGAAGCAGAAGCACGTATTATTGAGGAAATGACACCGTTTATTTCAGGAGAGTTTACGGTATCGGACATCAAACGTGCTAACTATAGCGAATTATTCCCAAGCGAAGAAGAAGCCGCAGATCGCTGGTTCAAATGTAAACTGGTCTTCATCACTCTGGATGAAAAGAGTGGAGCTGAAAAGAAAACATCGACTCAGGTATTGGTACAAGCTGCCGACCTCCGTGATGCCGTTAAGAAGCTGGATGAAGGTATGAAGGGTACAATGGCTGATTATCAAATCGCTTTAGTGTCCGAAACACCTCTTATGGATGTATATCCGTACAGTGCAGAACCCAATGATAAACCGGAGGTTTAA
- the tpx gene encoding thiol peroxidase, with the protein MATTKFKGQPVKIIGEFIKVGTVAPDFELVKTDLSSFFLKDLKGKNVILNIFPSLDTSVCATSVRKFNKLAASLPDTVVLAISKDLPFAHARFCTTESIENVIPLSDFRFSDFDESYGVRMADGPLGGLLARAVVIVGKDGKVAYTELVPEITQEPDYDKAIEAVK; encoded by the coding sequence ATGGCTACAACAAAATTTAAAGGACAGCCGGTTAAGATTATCGGTGAGTTTATAAAAGTAGGGACAGTTGCTCCCGACTTCGAGTTAGTAAAAACAGATCTTTCTTCTTTCTTTTTGAAAGATTTGAAAGGTAAGAATGTAATATTGAATATCTTTCCAAGTTTGGATACCAGTGTTTGTGCAACATCTGTGCGCAAGTTCAACAAGCTGGCAGCGAGTCTGCCAGATACAGTGGTTTTGGCGATTTCCAAAGATTTGCCTTTTGCCCATGCACGGTTCTGTACTACGGAAAGTATTGAAAATGTAATTCCTTTGTCTGATTTCCGTTTCTCTGATTTTGATGAAAGTTACGGTGTGCGTATGGCAGATGGACCGTTGGGTGGCTTGCTGGCACGTGCAGTAGTTATTGTCGGTAAGGATGGAAAGGTTGCATATACTGAACTGGTACCTGAAATTACCCAGGAGCCGGATTATGACAAAGCAATAGAGGCTGTAAAGTAG
- a CDS encoding tetratricopeptide repeat protein has protein sequence MSNKNLLSGRDKELQELAEQYEAAMSENKPFYQDADELADLADWYGTKKRYDKAFEIVEYGLKLHPDSTELMIEYAYLHLDNGKQAKAREIIENLPDTYSPEAKVVRAHLLLSEGKLDDAEQLLDTIEDKADLANVVDVSYMYLDMGYPDKALAWLDPVKEEYSDEEAYIAVVADCLYGKGMTEEAIPLYNRLIDMNPYSAPYWFGLARCHFEEMNFNQAIDACDYALVGDDEFADAYVMKGHCFYQLGNEDAALEYYQKAEELHGLAPEFIYTYIGLCKVSKGEWKEGYENLEKAILENETDEIASPILPSLYANAGLCLSKMGKKRKAHQYCKKAHKLSPEEPESLLIEGRIYIEEGDYDKGIKQWAKALNCSPTADTWNEIGMHSMEIGYLDYAKIAFERVCELEPDFDGINEKLTVLYMTLHDKENFIKYNQKCPRPFDLKELEKMQMLMESEDREDLAAYMQNIIKALQ, from the coding sequence ATGAGCAATAAAAACCTGCTGTCCGGCAGGGATAAAGAGTTACAGGAACTTGCCGAACAATATGAAGCGGCAATGTCCGAAAACAAACCGTTCTATCAGGATGCAGATGAGTTAGCTGATCTTGCCGACTGGTATGGTACAAAGAAAAGATATGATAAGGCTTTTGAGATTGTAGAATATGGATTAAAGCTGCATCCCGATAGCACTGAACTTATGATTGAATACGCTTACCTGCATCTGGATAACGGGAAGCAAGCGAAAGCACGTGAAATCATTGAAAATCTTCCCGATACTTATTCGCCGGAAGCAAAAGTGGTGCGTGCCCATTTGCTATTGAGTGAAGGTAAACTGGATGATGCCGAACAGTTACTCGACACGATTGAAGATAAAGCTGATCTGGCAAATGTGGTAGATGTATCCTATATGTATCTTGACATGGGGTATCCGGATAAAGCCTTGGCATGGCTTGATCCGGTAAAGGAAGAATATTCTGATGAAGAAGCCTATATTGCCGTGGTTGCAGACTGCCTTTATGGCAAAGGCATGACCGAGGAAGCAATTCCTTTGTATAACCGCCTCATAGACATGAATCCATATTCGGCTCCTTACTGGTTCGGATTGGCAAGATGCCACTTCGAAGAGATGAACTTCAACCAAGCTATTGATGCTTGCGATTATGCATTGGTGGGTGACGATGAATTTGCAGACGCCTATGTAATGAAAGGGCATTGCTTCTACCAATTAGGTAACGAAGATGCTGCTCTGGAGTATTATCAGAAAGCGGAGGAGCTTCATGGACTTGCTCCCGAATTTATCTATACATACATTGGATTATGCAAGGTATCCAAGGGAGAATGGAAGGAAGGCTATGAAAACCTGGAAAAAGCAATTCTGGAAAATGAAACAGATGAAATTGCTTCTCCAATACTGCCCAGCTTATATGCCAATGCAGGGCTTTGCCTCTCCAAGATGGGGAAGAAACGTAAAGCACACCAATATTGTAAAAAAGCACATAAACTGTCACCGGAAGAGCCGGAATCTCTTCTGATAGAGGGTCGCATATACATTGAAGAAGGGGACTACGACAAAGGAATAAAGCAGTGGGCAAAGGCCTTGAATTGCTCCCCTACTGCCGACACTTGGAATGAAATAGGTATGCATAGCATGGAAATCGGTTATCTGGATTATGCCAAGATAGCTTTTGAACGTGTCTGCGAATTGGAACCGGACTTTGATGGTATCAACGAGAAGTTGACGGTACTCTACATGACACTGCATGATAAAGAGAACTTCATAAAGTATAATCAGAAATGCCCCCGCCCATTCGATTTAAAAGAATTGGAGAAGATGCAGATGCTTATGGAAAGCGAAGACCGGGAAGACCTGGCCGCTTATATGCAAAACATCATAAAAGCATTGCAATAA
- a CDS encoding master DNA invertase Mpi family serine-type recombinase yields the protein MMVVAYLRVSTEKQFLANQREELLRFAEKNGLKIDKWYTETVSGSVSSKERKLSGMLNRMQRGDALIVTEISRLSRTLLEIMTILNSCIKKEIILYSTKEGYVFQNDINSKVLGFAFGLMAEIERNLISMRTKEALARRKQEGVKLGRKKGTCPAMRVLRENKRRLMRESKRGVSCSELARQMGVSRTTMHRFLRCN from the coding sequence ATTATGGTAGTAGCTTATTTAAGAGTGAGTACAGAAAAGCAGTTTCTGGCTAATCAGCGTGAAGAACTTCTGCGCTTTGCAGAGAAAAATGGATTGAAGATTGACAAGTGGTACACTGAGACAGTGAGCGGTAGTGTGAGTAGTAAGGAGCGAAAGCTGTCGGGGATGTTGAACCGGATGCAGCGGGGGGATGCGTTGATTGTAACGGAGATTTCAAGATTGAGTCGCACCTTGTTAGAAATCATGACCATTCTCAATTCGTGTATAAAGAAAGAAATTATTTTGTACAGCACGAAAGAGGGATATGTTTTTCAAAATGACATTAACAGTAAAGTATTGGGGTTTGCATTTGGATTGATGGCGGAGATAGAGCGTAATTTGATTTCCATGCGGACTAAGGAAGCGTTGGCAAGACGAAAACAGGAAGGTGTCAAGTTAGGACGTAAAAAAGGAACCTGTCCTGCAATGCGAGTACTCCGTGAGAATAAAAGACGTTTGATGCGTGAATCCAAGCGAGGTGTTTCTTGTTCGGAATTAGCTCGTCAGATGGGGGTATCCAGAACCACTATGCATCGCTTTCTGAGGTGTAACTAA
- the pstB gene encoding phosphate ABC transporter ATP-binding protein PstB, which produces MIGKIETNNVNFWYGDFHALKGISMSIEERSVVAFIGPSGCGKSTFLRLFNRMNDLIPNTRLTGEIHIDGENIYGKDIQVDELRKKVGMVFQRPNPFPKSIFENVAYGLRVNGVTDSSFIRQRVEESLKGAALWDEVKDKLKVSAYALSGGQQQRLCIARAMAVSPSVLLMDEPASALDPISTAKVEELIHELKEQYTIVIVTHNMQQAARVSDKTAFFYLGQMVEFDDTKKIFTNPDKVETQNYITGRFG; this is translated from the coding sequence ATGATTGGTAAAATAGAAACAAATAATGTAAACTTCTGGTATGGAGATTTCCATGCTTTGAAAGGTATCAGCATGTCGATAGAAGAACGTTCGGTAGTAGCATTTATCGGACCTTCGGGATGTGGCAAATCTACTTTCCTCCGGTTGTTCAATCGCATGAACGATCTTATTCCCAATACCCGCCTGACAGGTGAGATTCATATCGATGGAGAGAATATCTATGGAAAAGATATTCAGGTAGATGAACTTCGCAAGAAGGTAGGTATGGTATTTCAGCGTCCTAATCCTTTTCCGAAAAGCATCTTTGAGAATGTGGCCTATGGACTTCGAGTGAATGGCGTGACAGACAGTAGCTTCATCCGCCAGCGTGTAGAAGAATCCTTGAAAGGGGCAGCTTTGTGGGATGAAGTAAAGGATAAACTGAAAGTTTCTGCCTATGCACTTTCCGGCGGACAGCAGCAGCGTCTTTGCATAGCTCGTGCCATGGCTGTATCTCCCTCCGTGTTACTGATGGACGAACCGGCTTCTGCACTCGATCCCATTTCTACGGCTAAGGTAGAAGAACTTATTCACGAACTGAAAGAGCAGTATACGATTGTTATCGTTACACACAATATGCAGCAGGCTGCTCGCGTTAGTGATAAAACAGCGTTCTTTTATCTGGGGCAAATGGTGGAGTTTGACGATACCAAGAAAATATTTACGAACCCTGATAAGGTGGAGACTCAGAATTACATTACGGGACGCTTCGGGTAA